A portion of the Paucilactobacillus hokkaidonensis JCM 18461 genome contains these proteins:
- the sufC gene encoding Fe-S cluster assembly ATPase SufC: MTLEIRNLHAIIKATDQEILSGINLTIPDGEVHAIMGPNGTGKSTLAQTIMGYPAYQVTAGSIKFDGHDVLQQSVDQRAKLGLFLGMQYPAEISGVNNADFLRAAMHATAPNNQISVLKFMQQLENNMNYLEMDAEIAERYLNVGFSGGEKKRNEILQMMMLQPKLAILDEIDSGLDIDALKVVSKGINHLRSKKFSALLITHYERLLEYVVPDVVHIMVAGKIVKSGGPQLAQQLEQSGYHQFEVAKELN, encoded by the coding sequence ATGACATTAGAAATCCGCAATTTGCATGCAATTATTAAGGCAACTGACCAAGAAATTTTGAGTGGCATTAATTTGACCATCCCCGATGGTGAAGTTCATGCCATCATGGGTCCTAACGGTACCGGTAAATCAACCCTGGCCCAAACAATCATGGGTTACCCAGCTTATCAGGTTACAGCTGGGTCAATCAAATTTGACGGTCATGATGTGTTGCAACAAAGTGTTGATCAGCGGGCTAAGTTAGGATTGTTTTTGGGGATGCAGTATCCGGCCGAGATTAGTGGAGTAAATAATGCTGACTTTCTACGAGCGGCAATGCACGCGACAGCCCCAAACAATCAAATTAGTGTTTTGAAGTTTATGCAGCAACTAGAAAATAACATGAATTATTTGGAAATGGATGCTGAAATTGCGGAGCGGTATTTGAACGTTGGTTTTTCTGGCGGTGAAAAAAAACGAAATGAAATCTTACAGATGATGATGTTGCAACCTAAGCTTGCTATTTTAGATGAGATTGACTCTGGGTTAGACATTGATGCCCTAAAAGTGGTATCTAAGGGCATTAACCATTTGCGTTCGAAAAAATTTAGTGCACTGTTAATTACACACTATGAACGACTGTTAGAATATGTGGTTCCGGATGTAGTGCATATTATGGTAGCCGGTAAAATAGTTAAGTCGGGTGGTCCACAATTAGCACAACAATTAGAACAGTCTGGTTATCACCAATTTGAAGTGGCAAAGGAATTAAATTAA
- a CDS encoding SufD family Fe-S cluster assembly protein, whose translation MDTTQIAKQIIIFSQSNNEPAWLTTKRSLAWARVKDKLDEKQLAPLVQSFIEAIKQKVNVVDRVHQEFDLSKIVQLDLGVALQMYPELMQENLMEKALSWQGDLLSALHLALLTSGQFVYIPAGLRVVQPLIINKENAANNYHVLIIVGAGAQVDLVEQINLPAQTNSYLGTEILLGSGAQVNYYQVDQASSNQHYQTVHAYQAQNSNLKTYLTLFNRGKQDYDVNIDLDGDHSQAAVKMVAIADYNQSQTINTRINNYGRKTNGVIEQNGVAKDASNIDFHAVGKIFHGAHGAQSNQRSRLLTLSKQSYGQVDPVLLIEENDVEAGHAASIGKIDEDQLYYLETRGINRKQAYYLLTKGFLLPVLNEIPNETLKNKAVAQLQQRLQ comes from the coding sequence ATGGATACAACACAAATTGCTAAGCAAATAATTATATTTTCGCAGTCTAACAATGAACCAGCTTGGTTAACCACGAAGCGTAGTTTGGCTTGGGCACGAGTTAAGGATAAATTGGACGAAAAGCAACTGGCTCCATTAGTACAAAGTTTTATTGAGGCCATCAAACAAAAAGTAAATGTTGTTGACCGAGTTCACCAAGAATTCGATTTATCAAAGATTGTACAATTAGACTTAGGCGTGGCCCTTCAAATGTACCCGGAATTAATGCAAGAAAATTTAATGGAAAAGGCGTTGTCATGGCAGGGCGATTTATTATCGGCGCTGCATTTGGCGCTATTAACTAGTGGCCAATTCGTCTATATTCCAGCAGGCTTAAGAGTTGTACAACCATTAATAATTAATAAGGAAAATGCCGCAAATAATTATCACGTATTGATTATTGTGGGCGCCGGGGCACAGGTCGATTTGGTAGAACAAATTAATCTGCCTGCACAAACCAATTCCTATTTAGGTACTGAAATTTTATTAGGCAGTGGTGCGCAAGTTAATTATTATCAAGTTGACCAGGCTAGCAGTAACCAACACTATCAAACGGTGCACGCCTACCAGGCACAAAACAGTAACTTAAAAACCTATTTAACCTTATTTAACCGGGGCAAGCAGGACTATGACGTCAACATTGATTTAGATGGCGACCACTCACAGGCGGCTGTCAAAATGGTGGCGATTGCCGATTACAACCAGTCACAAACGATTAACACTCGAATCAATAATTATGGGCGAAAGACCAATGGTGTCATTGAACAAAATGGGGTTGCTAAAGATGCCAGTAACATTGATTTTCATGCGGTTGGTAAAATCTTTCATGGTGCTCACGGTGCCCAATCCAATCAACGCAGTCGCTTGCTGACTTTGTCAAAACAAAGTTATGGGCAGGTTGATCCTGTTCTTTTGATTGAAGAAAACGATGTCGAAGCCGGACACGCAGCAAGTATTGGTAAAATTGATGAGGATCAGTTGTATTACTTAGAAACACGGGGAATTAATCGAAAGCAAGCCTATTACTTACTAACCAAAGGCTTTTTACTGCCGGTTTTAAACGAAATTCCAAATGAAACGTTGAAAAATAAGGCAGTTGCTCAGTTACAGCAGCGACTCCAATAG
- the tnpB gene encoding IS66 family insertion sequence element accessory protein TnpB (TnpB, as the term is used for proteins encoded by IS66 family insertion elements, is considered an accessory protein, since TnpC, encoded by a neighboring gene, is a DDE family transposase.): MNRIIDFSKLDKVYLVCGKTDLRKGIDGLATIVQEDFNLDPFSPALFLFCGTRKDRFKAIYWEGDGFVLLYKRYESGHLQWPRSVSEARQITAQQLQWLLNGLTLEPSVHAVRPGSFY; this comes from the coding sequence GTGAATAGAATTATTGATTTTTCAAAACTAGACAAAGTATATTTGGTTTGTGGAAAAACAGACTTGAGAAAAGGAATTGATGGATTAGCAACAATTGTTCAAGAAGATTTTAATTTAGATCCATTTAGCCCAGCATTATTTTTATTTTGTGGAACACGGAAAGACCGTTTTAAGGCAATCTATTGGGAAGGTGATGGCTTCGTATTATTGTACAAACGTTATGAATCTGGTCATTTACAATGGCCAAGATCAGTCAGTGAAGCACGCCAAATCACTGCTCAACAGCTGCAGTGGTTATTGAATGGACTGACACTGGAACCATCAGTTCATGCAGTAAGACCTGGAAGCTTTTACTAA
- the tnpC gene encoding IS66 family transposase, translating into MTPEEGLAYKEENAKLKQQIELMQEKIDYLVKKIYGSSSERSSEDDGQLSLFEEQSSRVFTQPESTGEEIETVKVCKKERHRTQIQKDLPVKEEVIPLDNDHCDHCGDKYIIFKKKVGRKIHFKPAELYIVQTYKEVGKCQKCSANINYFGDRLVSAKLPKTFMPGSLVAGDVVANIIQSKYELALPLERQRRSFKELGLNVSESNMCNWVITGSKCLQPLNDELLVQLKQQSHLHGDETPIQVLREPNKTAESKSFLWEIRSAKQAEHPIVYFHYSPSRSKEVAQQLYQGFVGTLVCDGYASYNYIPDQATNAGCWAHSRRKFVDACHGIKSHRSQANKVLGLINQLFEIERKSKNLSLTELLRVRQNRSKPIVAELWELLGSINYIKNSKLGRAIEYTCHQRPRLEVFLNDPQVAISNNIAERSIKTSVIGRKNWLFSTGVAGAKANALFIGLYETAKFNHLNFRKYLIYLFERLPRLENPTNVDRVRAYLPWANEVQELCHD; encoded by the coding sequence ATGACTCCAGAAGAAGGATTAGCTTATAAAGAAGAAAATGCAAAATTGAAGCAGCAAATTGAATTGATGCAGGAAAAAATTGACTATCTAGTTAAAAAAATTTATGGTAGTTCATCTGAACGAAGTTCAGAAGATGATGGACAGTTATCTTTATTTGAGGAGCAATCCAGTCGTGTTTTCACACAACCAGAGTCAACTGGAGAAGAAATCGAGACGGTCAAAGTATGTAAAAAAGAAAGGCATCGTACGCAAATCCAAAAAGACCTCCCTGTCAAAGAAGAAGTGATCCCACTCGACAATGATCATTGCGATCACTGTGGTGATAAATATATAATTTTTAAGAAAAAAGTTGGTCGTAAGATTCACTTTAAACCGGCCGAACTTTACATAGTACAGACTTACAAAGAAGTAGGTAAGTGTCAAAAATGCTCAGCAAATATTAATTATTTTGGTGACAGATTAGTTTCCGCTAAACTACCAAAAACATTTATGCCGGGTAGTCTTGTTGCAGGAGATGTTGTCGCAAATATTATCCAAAGCAAGTATGAATTGGCCTTGCCATTGGAACGTCAACGACGTTCTTTTAAGGAACTAGGATTAAATGTTTCAGAGTCAAACATGTGTAATTGGGTCATTACAGGTTCAAAATGTTTGCAACCTCTAAATGATGAATTACTGGTTCAACTGAAACAACAGTCACATTTACATGGTGATGAAACGCCAATTCAAGTGTTGAGAGAGCCCAATAAAACAGCAGAATCAAAATCATTTTTATGGGAGATTCGCTCTGCTAAGCAAGCTGAACATCCGATTGTTTATTTCCACTACAGCCCTTCACGAAGTAAAGAGGTTGCGCAGCAACTTTATCAAGGGTTCGTGGGTACACTGGTATGTGATGGTTATGCAAGTTATAATTATATTCCCGATCAAGCCACTAATGCAGGTTGCTGGGCACATTCTCGACGTAAATTTGTTGATGCCTGCCATGGAATTAAGAGCCATAGAAGTCAAGCGAATAAAGTATTAGGATTAATTAATCAATTGTTTGAAATTGAACGAAAATCAAAGAATTTATCGCTGACGGAGCTACTACGCGTTAGACAGAACCGCTCTAAGCCAATCGTAGCTGAACTATGGGAACTGCTTGGTAGTATTAACTATATTAAGAACTCCAAACTTGGTCGAGCGATCGAGTATACTTGCCATCAACGGCCACGATTAGAAGTTTTTTTGAACGACCCACAGGTCGCAATTAGTAATAATATTGCGGAGCGCAGTATTAAAACTTCTGTAATTGGTCGAAAAAATTGGTTGTTTAGCACTGGTGTTGCTGGTGCTAAGGCAAATGCTTTGTTTATAGGCCTTTATGAAACTGCCAAATTTAATCATTTGAACTTCCGAAAATATTTAATTTATCTCTTCGAAAGATTGCCAAGACTTGAGAACCCAACAAACGTCGATCGTGTAAGAGCTTATTTGCCTTGGGCAAACGAAGTTCAAGAATTATGTCATGATTGA
- a CDS encoding cation:proton antiporter: MHTIFFILSMLVVVIIANVLYRHYSKFPLPIYLIVFGIGLAIFPLFRNFTLDPSLFILAVIAPLLYNEAQSASRYWIGRGAINIFSLSIILVVVTVLLVGTLLHGIFNFIPLVLTLVLCAIVTPTDATAVSTLIPKSDEYKIPQIIMQNESLFNDASGIVIFDLALTVFVTGTFSVNHALSIFIIQFVGGLLLGAIIGLVVRSVLRLLIGLSDDTPFIMVSIELIVPFLVYFIGEELQLSGILAVVAAGLVQGSERDNLGLVSSRMQLVRANVWEIVEEALSGIVFVLLGVSLPMIITQIMAQQATLIWVLILVGITLYVTKFIFRLIWTRYLVWMHRKSDHRWTDSWLMAFGGVSGTISLSLAFLLPETINGHPFVYRPMLIFIVAIVILISIIFASIFLPKITRGDQPDNQQDPEIWLHRMFVAGIHEIRDDQEFPAEASIVVDTISQQLPHRQLRNPRLQRKILFEADNAERKAVKHLYEQQKISSDELHDYIRFLDLSLLTVSGTIWHNLFLRIKFGIHISRRRELGVGQSMWLTSPLISEQLYWQHVFELNGKNIHPIESVGFDAAMKAIEPFRKHKTSQELHAVQRFYRERHRRMNLPKPSNSAIYQLFLRAFHAEYEFFQQAMLSGELPAEIAEQLQQHIVYDEMAYLQKRSSFMD; this comes from the coding sequence ATGCATACAATTTTCTTCATTCTATCCATGTTGGTAGTAGTTATAATTGCCAACGTACTTTATCGCCATTATTCAAAATTCCCATTACCCATTTATCTCATTGTCTTTGGTATTGGTTTGGCCATTTTTCCTTTATTTAGAAATTTTACATTAGATCCTAGCTTATTTATTTTAGCGGTCATTGCGCCATTACTTTATAATGAGGCTCAATCAGCATCACGTTACTGGATTGGACGAGGAGCTATCAACATTTTTTCTCTGTCAATTATATTGGTAGTAGTGACGGTACTTCTCGTTGGTACTTTGTTGCATGGTATTTTTAACTTTATTCCGTTGGTACTGACATTAGTTTTGTGCGCGATTGTAACCCCTACGGATGCCACTGCGGTCAGCACATTAATTCCTAAGTCGGATGAATATAAAATACCTCAAATAATTATGCAAAATGAATCGTTATTTAATGATGCTTCTGGGATTGTAATTTTTGATTTAGCTTTAACAGTTTTTGTTACGGGGACATTTTCAGTTAATCATGCACTTTCAATTTTTATCATTCAATTTGTTGGTGGCCTGCTGTTGGGCGCTATAATAGGGTTGGTGGTACGCTCAGTATTGCGCCTATTAATTGGTTTGAGTGATGATACACCATTCATCATGGTATCCATCGAGTTAATCGTACCATTTCTCGTTTATTTCATCGGTGAGGAGCTTCAGTTGTCTGGTATTTTGGCAGTGGTTGCGGCAGGACTAGTCCAGGGATCCGAACGAGATAATCTGGGCCTTGTTTCAAGTAGAATGCAGCTAGTCAGAGCCAATGTCTGGGAAATAGTCGAAGAAGCACTCTCAGGCATTGTTTTTGTGCTACTGGGTGTTTCATTACCCATGATTATTACCCAAATTATGGCACAACAAGCAACGCTGATTTGGGTTTTAATTTTAGTTGGGATCACTTTATATGTTACCAAGTTTATCTTCCGTCTAATTTGGACACGTTATTTAGTGTGGATGCATCGAAAGAGCGACCATCGCTGGACTGATAGCTGGTTGATGGCTTTTGGCGGAGTGAGTGGGACGATTTCTTTGTCGTTGGCTTTTCTTTTACCAGAAACAATTAATGGGCATCCGTTTGTTTATCGGCCCATGTTAATTTTTATTGTCGCAATTGTTATTTTAATAAGTATTATTTTTGCATCCATTTTTTTACCAAAAATTACACGTGGAGATCAGCCCGACAATCAGCAGGATCCGGAAATTTGGTTACACAGAATGTTTGTTGCCGGAATTCACGAAATTCGTGATGATCAAGAATTTCCTGCAGAGGCATCAATTGTGGTTGATACAATTTCGCAACAGTTGCCACATCGTCAACTTAGAAATCCACGATTGCAACGAAAAATTTTATTTGAGGCAGATAATGCTGAACGCAAAGCTGTTAAGCACCTTTATGAACAGCAAAAAATCAGTAGTGATGAGTTACACGACTATATTAGATTTTTAGATTTAAGCTTGCTCACTGTAAGTGGTACGATCTGGCATAATTTATTTTTGAGAATTAAGTTTGGCATTCATATTAGCCGTCGCCGGGAGTTAGGTGTAGGGCAGAGTATGTGGCTCACATCACCATTAATTTCTGAACAACTGTATTGGCAGCACGTATTTGAATTAAATGGCAAGAATATTCATCCGATAGAATCGGTAGGTTTTGATGCAGCAATGAAGGCGATTGAGCCCTTTAGAAAACACAAGACTTCACAAGAGCTTCATGCCGTGCAACGTTTTTATCGGGAACGGCATCGCAGAATGAACTTACCGAAACCATCTAATAGTGCTATTTATCAATTGTTTCTACGGGCATTTCATGCAGAGTATGAGTTTTTTCAGCAAGCGATGCTTTCTGGTGAGTTACCTGCAGAAATCGCGGAACAATTACAGCAACATATTGTCTACGATGAGATGGCCTATTTACAAAAGAGATCATCCTTTATGGATTAG
- the sufU gene encoding Fe-S cluster assembly sulfur transfer protein SufU: protein MPDLRHLYQTIMLENARHPRHSGILTGPNVNQITVHNPTCGDELILSGTIAHAKLIAIAQQSQGCIISQASASIMADLVLGKSFQQIQELAAIFVRLVDGHKVNQPDLLQQAVAFAGVGQFPMRVKCALLPWQALTQLIEGDQ from the coding sequence ATGCCTGATTTACGACATCTTTACCAAACAATAATGTTAGAAAATGCACGGCATCCACGACATAGCGGTATTTTGACCGGCCCAAATGTAAACCAAATTACCGTCCATAACCCGACTTGTGGTGATGAACTGATTTTAAGTGGGACAATTGCGCATGCTAAGTTAATCGCAATCGCGCAGCAAAGTCAGGGCTGTATTATTTCGCAGGCCTCGGCCAGCATTATGGCGGATTTGGTGCTTGGAAAATCATTTCAACAGATTCAAGAACTCGCAGCGATATTTGTCCGTTTAGTTGACGGCCACAAGGTAAATCAGCCGGATTTGTTACAACAGGCGGTTGCTTTTGCGGGAGTTGGTCAATTTCCGATGCGGGTTAAGTGTGCATTGTTGCCTTGGCAGGCGTTAACCCAATTGATTGAAGGTGACCAATAA
- the nrdG gene encoding anaerobic ribonucleoside-triphosphate reductase activating protein produces MSQNTKKPNNPMPNEWLASDRSLEYIADYKAFNFVDGEGVRCSLYVSGCLFNCPGCYNVAAQNFHYGRPYTQKLEDQIITDMSNDYVQGLTLLGGEPFLNTQVCLKLCQRVRREFGHDKDIWSWSGYTFEELLQDSYDKLKLLLQLDILVDGRFLEDQKDLTLQFRGSANQRIINVPDSLAQNKVVIWDKLVH; encoded by the coding sequence ATGTCGCAGAATACGAAAAAACCAAACAATCCGATGCCCAACGAATGGCTCGCCAGTGACCGAAGTTTAGAGTACATTGCGGATTACAAAGCGTTTAACTTTGTTGACGGCGAGGGAGTTAGATGTAGTTTATATGTGAGTGGTTGTTTGTTTAACTGTCCTGGATGCTACAACGTTGCTGCCCAAAATTTTCATTATGGGCGCCCGTATACCCAAAAACTAGAGGACCAAATTATTACCGATATGAGTAATGATTATGTTCAAGGACTTACTTTGCTGGGCGGAGAACCTTTTTTAAACACGCAAGTGTGTCTAAAGCTGTGTCAACGTGTTCGGCGTGAGTTTGGTCATGATAAAGATATTTGGTCGTGGTCAGGATATACGTTTGAAGAGTTGCTACAAGATTCTTATGACAAGCTTAAATTATTATTACAACTTGATATTTTAGTTGATGGTCGCTTTTTAGAAGATCAAAAGGATTTGACACTACAGTTTCGTGGCAGTGCCAATCAACGAATTATTAATGTTCCCGACTCGTTGGCCCAAAATAAAGTGGTCATTTGGGATAAGTTGGTTCACTAA
- a CDS encoding aminotransferase class V-fold PLP-dependent enzyme yields the protein MNAYRKDFPFFAAHQDLVYFDNAATTQKPTTVIQALVNYYSNDNASVHRSTYTLAQQATDQYEQVRAKVADFIGAKDAKQILFTKGTTEGLNWIAQGICHQLLQPGDEIVLSVMEHHSNLVVWQRLAKELGLKLKYINLTDQQTLDLADARQKITAKTKVLAVTGVSNVLGSVTPILQLSELIHAVNGILVVDGAQMVPTMPVNVSQLQIDCLAFSGHKLFGPTGIGVLYATSTLLNELPPIEFGGEMVDQVSLTTTSFQPAPYKFEAGTQNVAGVIGLGAAIDYLQTIGMDKIHTEEKMLGQYLAKQLGEVAGVNVYGPIKRDNGIVAFNLDRLHAHDVATFLDANQIYVRAGTHCAQPLVNILGVNATLRASLAFYNSFEECDQLVTAIKAAKEFFDYA from the coding sequence ATGAATGCATATCGGAAAGATTTTCCTTTTTTTGCAGCACATCAAGATTTGGTTTACTTTGATAATGCGGCGACTACGCAAAAACCGACGACAGTAATTCAGGCATTAGTGAATTATTACAGTAACGACAATGCCAGCGTGCACCGGAGTACATATACGTTAGCTCAACAGGCAACTGATCAGTATGAACAGGTGCGAGCTAAGGTTGCAGATTTTATTGGAGCAAAGGATGCCAAGCAGATTTTATTTACCAAAGGGACCACGGAAGGGTTAAATTGGATTGCGCAAGGAATTTGCCACCAATTACTGCAACCGGGGGATGAAATTGTACTTTCAGTAATGGAACATCATAGCAACCTGGTTGTATGGCAACGGCTCGCAAAAGAGTTAGGCTTAAAGCTGAAATATATTAACTTAACTGATCAACAAACTTTGGATTTAGCTGATGCACGGCAAAAAATAACTGCCAAAACAAAAGTACTTGCTGTTACTGGTGTATCAAACGTACTGGGAAGTGTTACTCCAATTTTGCAATTAAGTGAGCTGATTCATGCGGTTAATGGAATATTGGTTGTCGATGGGGCCCAAATGGTACCAACGATGCCTGTGAATGTGTCACAACTGCAAATAGATTGTTTGGCTTTTTCTGGTCACAAGCTATTTGGTCCAACCGGAATTGGTGTGTTATATGCCACGTCAACGTTGTTAAATGAATTGCCGCCAATCGAATTTGGTGGTGAAATGGTTGATCAAGTTTCATTAACAACTACAAGCTTTCAACCAGCACCTTATAAGTTTGAAGCGGGTACCCAAAATGTTGCCGGAGTCATCGGGTTGGGTGCCGCGATTGATTATCTCCAAACGATTGGAATGGATAAAATCCATACAGAAGAAAAAATGTTAGGCCAGTATTTAGCCAAACAATTAGGTGAAGTTGCAGGGGTTAATGTTTACGGCCCAATCAAACGGGATAACGGCATCGTGGCTTTTAATTTAGATCGATTGCATGCTCACGATGTTGCGACCTTTTTAGATGCTAATCAAATTTATGTTCGTGCGGGAACTCATTGCGCACAGCCACTTGTAAATATTCTGGGAGTGAACGCCACGTTACGGGCGAGTTTAGCATTTTATAATTCTTTTGAGGAATGCGATCAGTTGGTGACTGCAATCAAAGCAGCAAAGGAGTTTTTCGATTATGCCTGA
- the nrdD gene encoding anaerobic ribonucleoside-triphosphate reductase, producing the protein MIMDVQTIDQQLEDLRSVAVIKRDGTVTSFYPYKILFVLHQLTADENIINSVIDALADSLDGQAEINTTVIASIIIKKLHQLDEKSLATCFCEFHKQQEAIFKSATDPQTKLKQLFQRSDEVVHENANKDSKVFNTQRDLQAGVVSKAIGLKMLPKLVAKAHLRGDIHWHDLDYSPMLPETNCCLIDFDEMFKNGFKIGNAWVDSPKSIQTATAQMSQIIANVASSQYGGCSANRVDQLLAPYAQLNYDKHLQDAKQWIVPDKQMAFAKEKTKKDIYDAMQALEYEINTLYSSQGQTPFTTVNFGLGTSWIEREIQTAILKIRIKGLGQEHRTAIFPKLIFTVKRGLNLAPSDPNYDIKQLALECSTKRMYPDLLMYDKIKAITGSFKTPMGCRSFLQGWRDENGQEVNSGRMNLGVVTLNLPRIALMAHGDQALFWEIFAEKMQICKQALDYRIERTKEAKPDNAPLLYMYGAFGKRLSKDDSVDEVFKNGRATISLGYIGLYEVCTSFFGSDWESNEQAHDLAEEIVKKMSAACKRWAQKSGYHFSLYSTPAESLTDTFCRADINKFGRIKDITDKEYYTNSFHYDVRKHPTPFDKLKFEEVFPNYASGGFIHYCEYPNLRQNPAALEAVWDWAYDHVGYLGTNTSIDQCFKCGFHGDFKATARGFVCPQCGNHDPKFCDVVKRTCGYLGNPQQRPMVHGRHSEIAARQKNLTKEMVKNVAEYEKTKQSDAQRMARQ; encoded by the coding sequence ATGATAATGGATGTACAAACAATTGATCAACAATTAGAGGATCTTAGATCAGTTGCAGTGATTAAACGTGATGGGACAGTAACAAGCTTTTATCCCTACAAAATATTGTTTGTCTTGCACCAATTAACTGCAGACGAAAATATTATTAATTCAGTTATTGATGCTTTGGCAGATTCATTGGATGGCCAAGCTGAAATTAATACTACTGTAATTGCATCGATAATCATCAAGAAGTTGCACCAATTAGACGAAAAGAGTTTAGCAACATGTTTTTGTGAGTTTCATAAGCAACAAGAAGCAATATTTAAATCGGCCACGGATCCACAGACGAAACTCAAACAATTATTCCAACGTAGCGATGAGGTTGTGCACGAAAATGCTAATAAGGATAGTAAGGTTTTTAATACACAACGTGATCTGCAAGCTGGGGTAGTTAGCAAAGCGATCGGATTAAAAATGTTACCAAAACTAGTTGCCAAAGCACATTTACGCGGCGATATTCATTGGCACGATTTGGATTATTCACCTATGTTACCAGAGACAAATTGTTGTTTAATCGATTTTGATGAGATGTTTAAAAACGGTTTTAAAATTGGTAATGCGTGGGTCGATTCGCCTAAGTCGATTCAAACTGCCACCGCCCAAATGTCACAGATTATTGCTAATGTGGCCTCATCTCAATACGGCGGATGTTCGGCTAACCGGGTTGATCAGCTATTAGCACCATACGCACAGCTAAATTATGACAAACATTTACAAGATGCTAAGCAATGGATTGTGCCAGATAAACAGATGGCCTTTGCTAAAGAAAAGACTAAAAAAGACATCTATGATGCAATGCAAGCCTTGGAATATGAAATCAATACGCTGTATTCCTCGCAAGGACAAACACCATTCACAACGGTTAACTTTGGATTAGGTACGAGTTGGATTGAACGAGAAATTCAAACGGCCATTTTAAAAATTAGAATCAAAGGATTGGGTCAGGAACACCGGACTGCTATTTTTCCTAAATTAATTTTTACTGTTAAACGAGGCCTGAACCTAGCACCTAGTGATCCCAATTATGATATTAAGCAATTGGCTTTGGAATGCTCGACTAAACGGATGTATCCCGATCTTTTAATGTATGACAAAATCAAAGCGATTACAGGCAGTTTCAAAACACCGATGGGTTGTCGTTCATTTCTTCAAGGTTGGCGGGATGAAAATGGTCAGGAAGTGAACTCTGGTCGCATGAATTTAGGGGTGGTGACATTGAATTTACCCCGGATTGCATTAATGGCTCATGGTGATCAAGCTCTCTTTTGGGAAATTTTTGCAGAAAAAATGCAGATTTGTAAACAAGCATTGGATTATCGAATTGAACGGACCAAGGAAGCTAAACCGGATAATGCGCCACTACTGTATATGTATGGTGCTTTTGGCAAACGATTAAGTAAAGACGACAGTGTGGATGAAGTATTTAAGAATGGTCGGGCAACAATTTCCTTAGGGTACATTGGTTTGTATGAAGTTTGCACTAGTTTTTTTGGCAGCGATTGGGAATCCAATGAGCAAGCACATGATTTGGCAGAAGAAATCGTTAAGAAGATGAGTGCAGCCTGCAAACGTTGGGCACAAAAAAGCGGCTATCATTTTAGTCTGTATTCTACGCCGGCGGAATCATTAACGGACACATTTTGTCGTGCCGATATTAATAAGTTTGGTCGAATTAAAGATATTACGGATAAAGAATATTATACGAACAGTTTTCACTACGATGTGCGCAAACATCCAACACCATTTGATAAATTAAAATTTGAAGAGGTATTCCCCAATTATGCATCAGGGGGCTTTATTCACTATTGTGAGTATCCTAATTTGCGTCAAAATCCAGCGGCCCTGGAGGCAGTTTGGGATTGGGCGTATGATCATGTAGGTTATTTAGGGACCAACACATCGATTGATCAATGTTTTAAATGTGGTTTTCACGGTGATTTTAAGGCAACTGCACGAGGATTCGTCTGTCCGCAATGTGGCAATCATGATCCTAAATTTTGTGATGTTGTTAAGCGAACTTGTGGCTACTTGGGTAACCCGCAACAACGACCAATGGTGCATGGTCGGCACAGTGAAATTGCCGCAAGACAAAAAAATTTAACAAAGGAAATGGTTAAAAATGTCGCAGAATACGAAAAAACCAAACAATCCGATGCCCAACGAATGGCTCGCCAGTGA